The genomic region GCGCGACGGGGTGGCGCGTCGCGTCGCGTCGTCGCAAATCGATCTGTCGCCGCCCGCTTTCTGAGCTGCATCTTGTCATGTTCTTTGTCATGCGACCAGCCATGTCTAACCCTCGAATTTAGCAATGAGCGATAGCGAGCCCTCGGATCGAGAGCTCAGCCCCCCGCCAAAGCGCAGCGGCAAGAAAGCACAGCGCTACTCCGAACCcctcgacgaagaggagcCCAATATTGTAAAGGGGGATGttgccgaggacgatgaggatactgaaggagaggatgaagacggGGAAGCCGAAGTGTATTGACCCGCCAGAGACGATGATGCGTGGATTGGACTGTCGCTGACAGGGCGAATAGTTATGTTGTTGAGAAGATTCTCTCGCACATGATTGGAAAGGTGGGTTGAGCGCAACATGGGATCGCAACTTGGCTTTCATCTGACTGCTTTTAGGGCGGAGAATTACTCTATGAGGTCAAATGGGAAGGATACGAAAAGAAGTCGGACCGCACATGGGAACCGGAGGAAAATTTGACGTAAGGAACTGTGGTTCTATCTTGGGACTGCAACAAAAGGGCTAACGGGCTTAAACATAGTGAGAACGCCTCCGAGGCTCTCAATGAATACCTGAAGAGCATTGGTGGCAGAGAAGCGCTCCTTAACGAAACCCACACCGCCGTCCAGGGCAAGAAGCGCGGCCGCAAGGATTCGTCAACCCCGCAAGCATCTAGCACCAGCAAACGATCCAAGAGAAATGGCAGCCATCCTGCAGACTCCGAGCCCCCAGCCAGCGCTAAGCAAGCGGTCTGGAAGCCACCAGCAGGAAGCTGGGAAGATCATATTGCGCACCTTGACGCatgcgaggacgaggagaccCACAAGCTCATGGTGTACCTAACATGGAAGAACGGGCACAAGACTCAACACGAGACTAGCGTCATCTACTCGAGATGCCCTCAAAAAGTAGGTTCTAGAGCCCCCCACATAGCCGTATTGAAGTGCTGACGTTTTCCGTCTAGATGCTGCAGTTTTACGAGCGTCATGTACGCATCGTCAAGAGGGAAGAGACACCGGTCGACTCACCCCCTGCCAACTCCTGAGTCCTTTGTGTTTTGACTCTTCGCTGTAAACCATGTTGTAACAGCACTCTTGTCGAATTTGTTTTTTATTCTCCAAGGCTCTGACAGGCCAGGGCAGGCGTTCAGGGGTTCTTTTCGAGCAGATGGGATGGCGCAGATGATTGCCAGGGGGACATTTTGTTTAGCTGACGATTGCGGAATTTGATACTTTGTGTGTTTAGCACTTTTGAGATATTGACATCGGACGGAGCTGCCCTCGCAAATCAACACACATTTTCAGTCAATGGCACACAGTTGGAAGTTGGCGCTGCTATCATTCTGGCTACTCGCTCTTCTCTAGGTAAATAGTCCGTCATAGAAAACATATTGACTGCACCCAAAGCATGCTCGCTGTAAACCCAATTAGAATCGGACTGactcctccatcctcggTTTGTGTAAATGTTGGTCCAACCCCTGTTCGTCTGTCAGGGCACTCTTAGAAACTCAGGCTTATATAATCATTCAACCGTCCACCGGAGAaccgccaccagcaacaccgtCATCCTCAGCTGTCTAGCTCCTGCCCTTTGTCACCTATGTTGGTGTTATGCGAGATGAACACATTGTATTAGAGCTCCCACATTTGCCAACCTATTGACTCGCCATCGCTGTCTCACCTTACCCAACTTACCCCATTTCCCACCCTTTCCATCACCATGCCAACCCGCGGCCCCGTCCCCGTCTCTCTAgtccccttctcccaagcAGAAACCCTCAAAGTCGGCCCCCTGATTGTCAGAGTTTTTGAAGATGGTTCGAACACCCAGAACAGAGTCTCAGCCGtgaccatcaccctccccccggGAACGTCAGGGCCGCCAATGCACTGGCATCGGTTTTACGACgagctcttcttcgtcaccaAGGGCACAGTCGTCTTTTCTACCCCGGAAGGGGACTTCGTCGCCAAAACGGGCGACTGCATGACTGTGCCCCCGGGTGCGATCCACACCTTCAGGAATGGGAGTGagagcgaggaaggggagtgCTACATGACGGCTACGCCGGGGCATTATGTTGATTGTAAACTCACCTGAACTTCCCACCTGGGTTTTCTTGCCTTGCCTAGGGGGAAACAGGATGCTaacaggtggtggtgacagaTTTCAGAATGTTGTCCAAGGCTactgctgggttggtgggggggaagttgggcaaggaggagacggagcaTTTGGTGAGTTCCCTTACTCTTGATGATTACCTCATATGTGATGGAGTTGGTTGGCTGATGATGGCAGATGGCCCTGTTTGGTACTTTCCCGCCTGATGTTGAGAGTGAGCCTTGATTTGGGGAATGAACAGAGGCAGTGATCATGATCTGTATGTGAGCAGGGAAGGTATGTAAggttaggtaggtatatAACTTTGGCTGGTTGGGGTGATAGATGATGAATTCACAGCTTTATGATAGCAGCATGGTCAGAAATaatcttttattttatttttaattcTGACTTGTACAAT from Podospora bellae-mahoneyi strain CBS 112042 chromosome 4, whole genome shotgun sequence harbors:
- a CDS encoding hypothetical protein (EggNog:ENOG503P4Q4; COG:B), translated to MIGKGGELLYEVKWEGYEKKSDRTWEPEENLTENASEALNEYLKSIGGREALLNETHTAVQGKKRGRKDSSTPQASSTSKRSKRNGSHPADSEPPASAKQAVWKPPAGSWEDHIAHLDACEDEETHKLMVYLTWKNGHKTQHETSVIYSRCPQKMLQFYERHVRIVKREETPVDSPPANS
- a CDS encoding hypothetical protein (EggNog:ENOG503P3FR; COG:S) — translated: MPTRGPVPVSLVPFSQAETLKVGPLIVRVFEDGSNTQNRVSAVTITLPPGTSGPPMHWHRFYDELFFVTKGTVVFSTPEGDFVAKTGDCMTVPPGAIHTFRNGSESEEGECYMTATPGHYVDYFRMLSKATAGLVGGKLGKEETEHLMALFGTFPPDVESEP